GCTAAATTTTTttgaaggttgagatggtgtttaatggagaaaatttttgaTTTAGTGTTTGTATGGTTGTTCTTTGTTAATGGACGaaactaaaaaaattgaaggagaTCAGTGTTggtgaaaaatatatttgaggttgttaatgggggaatttgagtgttgttgttgatgtcttggagaagaaagaagaagaaggtgtccatttttttttacaaaatttctattatattttaaatataatattagtgaaattgttaattttttttttttagaaatatacgcgcattttttttcttgaaaatatcgCGTCTGCATTAagggtgaaattaatacactttaaagaatTTAACGGGGTAAATGAATGAAaatttagtttaagtgctaaggTAAATTGAGCGTACAAGTTCAAGGGgtaaatgatgtcttttctcaCATAAATATTACGTTCGAGTGtaagagtgtgtttggtatgatggaaaatatttttcatggaaaatgttttcctggaaaaagttttttctggaaaataaattagttttctacttattttgtcatgtttggttggtgagcggaaaatacttttcaaaaaatattttatggtatttggttgatgagtagaaaatatttttcagaaaaatattttttagtgtttagttggtgagtgaaaaatatttttaaaaaaatactactaactgttaactggTATACCACTGTCtttagcaactcaacaatttgcaagaactaatttaagcataacaaataatatcaacattgaatactaaaatattacaagtcactaaaatttaagcaactactaattagcaaatataggagacacttttcaacattGTGTTTGAACAACCTCAACATactacaattaatagaaatacAACGGAACGAAAAActtattcaaccttgtgaaacaggctacatcgatgacaaaatggaatatgcaattaacaaaaataacataaatgagtcttcctctatgcatatggaaataacagtacattcaatgaatattgaaaaaggagaaaattctcattttccctattttttatttcaagcagtaaACATTGAAACAAAGCACTGTGAAAAATATTTCTGAGTAATGTGAATTTTTcgaataatatgaatatgagtgttgttggggtggagaaaaggagtgggggtgggggcagaagtcacatttgtcatttttcagaaaatgacttcccttggtcCATAAGGGAAATCATTTTCCCTCAAACAGAGGAAAATGAgttcttttgaaaaatatttaccCAATGTTTTAATACaaccaaacaagaaaaaatagaaaaacatttttcagaaaacattttccatcataccagaCACACCCTAACATCCCTTAAATTTTACCAAAATACaatgagttaatacataaaaatgaccctaaacttgacaccaaattataactttgaccttaaactttgacagtgcacaaatatgacctttaactatttaaaactgcacaaatatgacctccaatcttACGTGGCAAAATGCATGTTCAACACACAAAACtcggcgcgtccagcttaaaatctaatgacataatacataaatatgaccttaaactttgacagtacacaaatatgacctttaactatttaaaactgcacaaatatgacctttaaatgactcatGACTattgttttttcattatttttggctcaaagatgaaaatgatatccaacttcttttgtcattgcggaaaaagagcaatattaaagatttattaattaggcgggtcagcctcatacaAAAAAACCGAacgggtatatatatatatattataaagcagaggatgaatttaagttatataatatatctaaatattatttatttaaatattatattaaagatgaaactatactaataataataaaagttatagttttaataaaacgttattaagttaatgttattaaggatagtagtagtagtatattaaattaacgttatcaaattaacgtaattaaaagattttattaaattaacgttattaaattaacgaggggcggacctacgtggttgccacgGGGTTCACCTGAACCCCTCGgtaaaaattacgttgtatatatataagatagaaaatgtatatttatgtacgtatattaatgttgaaccacatgaaaaaaggcacttagatagcccagtggtgttatttgctcttcttgggtgcttccttcagtctactgtgcgggttcgatccctcctagtggatgttttttttttaattaaaaaaaaaactaggtgttgctgctatagaaataaataaaataataataagaataattttttaaaattaaaaaaaagttaggtgctgttattatagaaataaataaaaaaattattattataataataataataataataacaataaaaacgacgtcgttttaacacaaaaagtaaaactttgacagtgcacgaatatgacctttaactattcaaaactgcacaaatatgaccccTCTCCAAGTCAGTCCTTCTAATgatgtggcaccgtgtgattgaattatctttccacgTAGGCGTAAGTGATACTCAgtatggggttgcaaaatcggaggtcatatttgttcatattttgaatagttaaagattttatttgtgcactatcaaagtttaaggtccacgtcataatttggtgtcaagtttagaatcatttttatgtattaactcaaatATAATAGAAGTCAATATGTGTTTGACCAAGAAAacctttttatgaaaaattatttcactttagtgaaaagtgaaaataatggtATTTAgtcaataaaaattattttatagtgaaaattatttttgaaaaggtgaaaatatattttacttatttttatatttttcactcTTATTGatctcataaaattttaaaaataacttcaatTTATATTATGCAACTTCAACTCTAACTCTCACTcaaactctaaaaaataattattttcgtGATCAAAACAGGGTCAATGGGAAAAATATGGAGCAACCTGGAGGCAAAGTTTGTCATTTCCAACTGGACTTTCTTGAAAAAGAAGTTACTTTCTTTGGGTGACCTATTAAAAATAGGACTTAAGAATGAAGAATCCCATACTTGCACTGTATTAGCACATGACCATCTCCCCAACCATGCCTACCCACCTATCTTTAACTAACACATTgttttcttctcaatttttcttttttcttttttcttttttctttttttactacTTTAATGCAGAGATTGGGTTACCTACCTTCCAAACATGTCACatgttcttttccttttctttcttcttttttttctttttttctttttgcctttttGTTTAACTTCTTTTGATTCTAGAAGCACATTAAAGCTAACCACCACAAGTCCACAACCAATAAAAGTGAGGGGTTATATTCTAGTTTCATTTGTTTggatgttaaaaaaaaaatagaaggaagatTCCCTTATTTCCCACTCAATACAAACAAGAACTAAAATATCACAAAACCAAcataggtatcattattctcttaTTATTATGTAGTGAGTTGGTTGTGTTATTAGGTGGAGGAAAATCCGCCATTCTTTCTGGAACCTTAACATTAAGCACTTGATTCCCAACAAACACATTTATTAATTAATGTAGAACTATATTTTACTCCATTTAAGCAAACATTTGACAGCTTAACCATTGGCCAAACGCCACTTGATCCAATTCCAATGTTACTTTTCTTCATATATATACTCTCTATGTCCATGTTCATATTCAACTTGACATATCGGTTGGAAAaatgaatattatttaatattaagagtaacatagatataaaataaaaaatatatcttttgatttttcaaactgaacAAATAAAATTGGACAATATTAAACGAGTAAACATGAACTAATTGGAGTAATATCTTTCCCTTCATTTTCTATTTGGTGGCAATATGCTgatctaaaattgatgtttttcgAAGTTGAAATAAATGGTCAAGTGACCTTGCAACTATTGAAAGCTATATTATCATAGGATTAACATCTCGATAAGTGAGTTGTTAGGTCGATGCACGTCATATTACTTTCCTCCTGGTTTGACTAGTACATTtctcataaaacatgcatttgtGCTTTATACCttgaattaaatatttaaattttctttttaaatattttattacaacTTTTCTAATACATTATTCATAGCTAATATGAGAAGGGaattgaaatattattaaatatcaacATACATTTATTAATCTTTGTAATATAATTCGGTTTAAGCATTGTGCTTTGAGACTTGTGTACCTACCCCATAATTGATAAAACATCGCACTAGTGCCTCCACCTTTTGAAACATTGAACCAAATTCGAATTCATAGAGAAATTCCCACACTCAAAAAAGAACACAAATTATGTTGAGAGCTCCAGGATTTGGGTTGTTTTGTTTCTGCACGAGTCTTCTAACTAGCTATTGGATGAATTATTTGTTGTTGATACTGTTTTTTTCCCAGTATTATTATGTATTTTACTTGAGCCGAAAGCTGTGACGGACCCAGGATTTAAGGATAGTGggtaattaaaaaatttaaaaattgaaaaaagtaaaaaaataaccTCAATGAGGTTCAAACCCAGAACCTTCTTCCAATGAAGGACCTTAAAATCAACTTATATGTCAATACACCCAACCAACTTTTGTTTTAATGaatgtttttatatgttttatacctattttcatatatttttttatataattatatctattcCGCATCAAATTTAATAGATACCGGAGCAACCCAAAATAAAAGGTAGGTGCGCCCCTCGCCGAAAGTCTAGAACAAATAATGTGTTTATTTTCGTAAGGTAAGGATAAAATTgtgtattttaaaagtgaaatttcactgaatttgattatttttcttttccattttcgaTGAAAAGAAGAATGACAAGAATAGATGTAGATGTAATTAATTAGAGACGGATTAAGAATTTGAACTTTAAGATTTATCATTGATTTATTgagttcaaaatttataatttatatcaaaTTAGCGGAATTTTTAACGCattcatataattttaaattaaagctgGTGAATTCAAAATAACCGTTTCTTCCTCTGATCTCATAGATAATAGTAAGAATTAAACAAGAATCTATAAATTCATCTGACTTTTTTGGCTCATAAAATGTAGCCACTGTCCACTACCTGACCATTTACCAAACTTTTATTATGTTCACGTTTTAATTGCTTgctccattatatatatatatatatatatatatatatatgtaaattaaaGTTAATAAAATCCTTGCTTTTTAATAGTCAAAATTAGAATCTATCTGCAAGATGAATTCCTCTAGATAAGATTTGATTGGGTCGAATCTTGTCAATTCCATACTCAGGATtcggaaagaagaaaaaattgaccATTCCTTCACAAAAATGATGCTATGAGCATTATTTTTAAAGTCAGAATATTTATCAAGCTGAACCATAGTGTATgtgatttcttaatttttttggtagcttctaaatattttaatatattctaaaaattatttCTATAAGTAATacaaaaaaactaataatttgaCTTTGTTACTTGGAAAAGTTAATCTTTTATGAGGGCTGGAATAGAAGTGTACTGTGTGTGAAAAAGACACTTGTGATGAAGTGgaccaaagaaaaaagaaaataatgcggCTTTCCACATAGAATTTATGCGAAAATGTGTCTTTAGCCGAACCAGAAAGACAATTATTGTGATGGACATGGACACTACGTAGGCAGAAAATACCTCACATGGCCAAAAATATTGTTAGGTGAAATTACTATATACGATactattatgaaaaatatcaATTATTATACGATATGGAACCTAAAAGGAAAAtcctggaaaaaaaaaaaaggttaatcGAATTTCGAAATACTAAAATGTTCGACTCAATTGTGCTTATTTTACTATCTTATGTTTGACTCAATTGTGCTATTTTactatcttatttttcttataatactGTAATAATCCTTGCAATATCTTACTTGTAGAGTTGTACTTGATAATTGATAGGTTGTAATAATTATGTTTTCGCTAAATTATATCTataagttttttcttcttttcaaattAGGTTAACAAGTTCTAAAGTTGCCTAATTATTTATTCCTAAATacgaaatatatttataattggATCAAATCATCGTAGACATTTAAAATTTACTTCACGTCGGATAGAATTCCAACCTCACCTTTTAAACATTGACTTCAATATTAGTACTCATATACTTTAAATTAACGACTTTATACGAATTTAAAGTAAGAGTGAAAGTAAATAGACTGAAATTGGAAAACTAAATACATgtttcaattcataacatggtaAGTTGTTGCAACAATTGTACTAACAAAGGTTTGTGAGTGGATGATTACAATTAGAAggcaaaaaatgaaaaacaaaaaatattaatatcttaACCTAAAAATAACATATTCACTTATCATCACAAAATggtatttcaacaaaaaattaaaataaagtacgAACTTAAAATTATCCAAAAAGGTCAGTAATATCTGTAAAATCCAGTGGTGTTTTTGCATTTACCACAATACTGAGTACCCCCTTGATATCCAATTTGCCAACATAAACAAACTGTTTTTGCCACCGTCTCCGATGCGGTGGCTGCTACCGGCACTGCCACCGTTGGTGGCGGTGCTACGGTGGCTAAGAAGTTGTATGAGgcagttgattcagctgaggaaATATGATCAGTATGCAATGGTAACCCTATTGATAGTTCAAGATTTATCATAACTTGTGATGAGGGTATTTTTGGTATAATGTCTAGTGGCTTTGTTTCCTCAGTAGTACCACTACTGCATTTTGTTTCATCGTATGATGATGACGTGGCAATAATAATATTAGGTTTTTGATCAACGTTTTcgaaatccatgttgatgtttttggTGGTTGTTGTGGTGGTGggaatggtggttgtgatggcaGTGGTGGTGGAGATAGTCGCGGTAGTGTTGAGTGACCGGTGAGTTTGAGGATCAATGCCGCGGCTGATGAGTTTTCGCTTAATGTGTGTATTCCAGTAGTTCTTGATTTCATTATCAGTTCTTCCCGGCAGTCTTCCGGCTATAACTGACCATCtgcaaaggaaaaaaatataattagaaaatgtaaaataagaagaaaacaaagaaagttGCTCAGGAGACATTGGAATATTAATCAATTACAACTATTTATAGTTAAGAGAATATCAAAGAAAAAAGGATTGTTTTGAGCTAAATATTTCAAATGTTTGTTCTATAAGAAACTTTAAACCCATTATTTTGTTCAAAATTAACTCTAGAAACAGAGTCAACTGACCACTTTTTGACCAGATCTCTAAGAAATAGTTACATCATCTTGGATTTTCAACTgaagttttttgaaaaaatttagaaCTCACGAATAATAACACTGTTTTTTAATTGTAAAGACTAAAAATTGATTATTTGTGAATTTTAACCAAATCTAACAGCTTTCTACCTCTTTGCATCACAAATCATTTCTAGTTACTTCAAAATTAagctttaatttttgaatttctttttcttttaaaacaagaataataaagtaattattaaAAAGGACTTCAGAATCTCAAGATTTTGTAGGTTTGGTATTCCAAGAAACAGAGAAGTCCTTCTCCCACTTGTTGAAAAAATTTACTTTAACCACTTTTTTCTCTAGAACATCTAGTCTTCTTTTTTAAGTTCTTAAATGCGGTCCCAAATTGGCCAAAAATAAATAACTGTGACTTTCTATTCCGATTTTCACACATTCTTTTGATACTAGtagtaaaaaattgaaaatagccaaaaaaatatatgtagaaGGTAAAAACATACTTGTTTCCAAGCAAACTATGGAGTTTGATGATcaattcatcttcttcttcagtAAAATTCCCTCTTTTGAGATCAGGCCTTAGATAATTTATCCATCTCAATCTGCAGCTCTTTCCACATCTTGACAAtcctaaaatattcaaaaaaaaaaaatccataaataatcataaaaattaaatctttacacaatctaaaaaaaataaaagtctcaAATCTTTAggatctttttcttttctttttaagtgGTATAAGCCTGATCATGGCAACAGATCCAAATACTATTAGATCCTCCTAGGTTCGGAATCGGAATTTAAATTTGATAAGTTCAATCTATAAAATAACTTGTTTTTAACTTTTATAATTATAAGTTCAAAAATTTAACTCAAACTAATTATAAGAACAAGAAAGTGTGACTAAGACATAATTTTCACCATAAATAAATTCATACAGAATAAT
The Capsicum annuum cultivar UCD-10X-F1 chromosome 6, UCD10Xv1.1, whole genome shotgun sequence DNA segment above includes these coding regions:
- the LOC107855865 gene encoding myb-related protein 330, which translates into the protein MGRSPCCEKAHTNKGAWTKEEDQRLISYIRAHGEGCWRSLPKAAGLSRCGKSCRLRWINYLRPDLKRGNFTEEEDELIIKLHSLLGNKWSVIAGRLPGRTDNEIKNYWNTHIKRKLISRGIDPQTHRSLNTTATISTTTAITTTIPTTTTTTKNINMDFENVDQKPNIIIATSSSYDETKCSSGTTEETKPLDIIPKIPSSQVMINLELSIGLPLHTDHISSAESTASYNFLATVAPPPTVAVPVAATASETVAKTVCLCWQIGYQGGTQYCGKCKNTTGFYRYY